A DNA window from uncultured Methanoregula sp. contains the following coding sequences:
- a CDS encoding GNAT family N-acetyltransferase — protein MPGTADPGNDSLSGELFSRAGPFTCFPLAEPDIVPAARIYTDVFLSDEPTSCRHAPDPGLFFPFAKIYVRSLVGKDLSFLAREKKTKRPAGFIFCFDLTHDPAGECEEMAAFISHFRDAVAMIDELEEHNLDRAGIRPGTTLHIFQIGVVREFRRMGLARALIRHAIAHASERGFRQVVADCTNPASRRAFLACGFAEMGFLSYEDFSLDGRKFFSGLDGGISLMVRNI, from the coding sequence ATGCCAGGTACAGCTGACCCCGGTAACGATTCCCTTTCTGGGGAGCTATTCTCACGGGCAGGCCCGTTTACCTGTTTTCCCCTGGCGGAACCCGATATCGTGCCGGCAGCCAGGATCTATACCGATGTCTTTCTTTCCGACGAACCCACATCCTGCCGGCATGCTCCCGATCCAGGTCTGTTCTTCCCGTTTGCAAAGATCTATGTCCGGTCCCTGGTGGGAAAGGATCTCAGTTTTCTTGCACGTGAAAAAAAGACCAAAAGACCGGCCGGGTTCATCTTCTGCTTTGACCTGACCCATGATCCGGCCGGAGAATGCGAGGAGATGGCAGCCTTCATCTCCCATTTTCGGGATGCGGTAGCCATGATCGATGAGCTTGAAGAACATAACCTTGACCGTGCAGGGATCCGGCCCGGCACAACCCTGCATATCTTCCAGATTGGCGTGGTGAGAGAATTCCGGAGAATGGGCCTTGCCCGGGCCCTAATCCGGCATGCGATCGCCCATGCATCAGAACGCGGCTTCCGGCAGGTTGTGGCCGATTGTACCAACCCGGCCTCGCGGCGGGCATTCCTCGCGTGCGGTTTTGCTGAAATGGGATTCCTGTCCTATGAAGATTTCAGCCTGGACGGGCGGAAATTCTTCTCCGGTCTTGACGGCGGCATCTCCCTTATGGTTCGGAATATCTGA